In Deltaproteobacteria bacterium, a single genomic region encodes these proteins:
- the alc gene encoding allantoicase: MSQADSGTATFSGLLDLLGESMGGRALATNDEFFAEASNLVKPGRGIFDPDRYTDRGKWMDGWESRRKRGPGYDWCILELGVPGIIRGLDIDTNHFLGNHAPYASVEVATLAPGEGIEKAVWKEILTQSALRAGSQNLFSVQSEEVATHVRLNIFPDGGVARFRVFGDVHTDWSDSTDDLDEEIKGRRKPGEVDLVAARHGGLALACSDMFFSSMNNLILPGRAANMGEGWETRRRRGPGFDWVLIRLSHPGEIHWMEISTHHYKGNYPDTCMIEAIHAPGERVTDLLTADWKPILEPLKLEADDRRFVQDELIDLGTVTHLRLNIYPDGGISRFRAYGKVSD; the protein is encoded by the coding sequence ATGAGCCAGGCCGATTCAGGTACCGCAACATTTTCAGGTTTATTAGATTTACTGGGTGAGTCTATGGGCGGCCGAGCCCTCGCGACCAACGATGAGTTCTTCGCCGAAGCCAGTAATTTGGTTAAACCGGGTCGTGGAATTTTTGATCCCGATCGCTACACCGACCGCGGAAAATGGATGGATGGTTGGGAGAGCCGACGCAAACGAGGACCAGGGTACGACTGGTGCATACTTGAGCTTGGGGTCCCTGGAATCATCCGTGGCCTAGATATCGACACCAATCATTTTCTTGGAAATCATGCGCCCTATGCATCGGTTGAAGTGGCTACTCTCGCACCCGGTGAGGGCATTGAGAAGGCGGTTTGGAAAGAAATACTCACACAATCGGCTTTGCGGGCAGGTTCCCAAAACTTGTTTTCAGTACAAAGTGAAGAGGTTGCCACTCACGTTCGACTCAATATTTTCCCAGATGGTGGAGTGGCGAGGTTTCGTGTTTTTGGAGACGTTCATACCGACTGGAGTGATTCCACCGACGACTTAGATGAAGAAATTAAAGGCCGACGCAAACCAGGTGAGGTCGATTTGGTTGCGGCTCGCCATGGTGGTTTGGCGCTGGCCTGCAGCGATATGTTCTTCAGTTCAATGAACAACCTTATATTGCCAGGGCGAGCTGCCAACATGGGCGAAGGTTGGGAAACTCGGCGCCGGAGAGGTCCGGGTTTTGATTGGGTTCTTATCAGGCTTAGTCATCCAGGAGAGATCCACTGGATGGAAATAAGCACGCATCACTACAAGGGCAATTACCCCGATACATGCATGATTGAGGCAATTCATGCTCCAGGTGAGCGTGTGACAGATTTACTCACTGCCGACTGGAAGCCCATTTTAGAACCTCTAAAATTAGAAGCCGACGACCGGCGCTTCGTCCAAGACGAGCTTATCGATCTCGGCACCGTGACACATTTACGACTTAATATTTACCCAGATGGCGGAATCAGCAGATTCAGAGCCTATGGTAAGGTCAGCGACTGA
- a CDS encoding CYTH domain-containing protein, which translates to MGVEIERKFLLQSDSWQADADAGEYYHQGYLSTTPERVVRVRQMGEKAVVTIKGKGDGISRPEFEYEIPLDDAQTMLRELCLQPTIEKRRHKLTCGPHTWEIDVFAGENEGLVVAEIELTSEDEAFEKPDWVGAEVSHDTRYLNSNLIAQPFKSW; encoded by the coding sequence ATGGGTGTAGAGATCGAGCGTAAGTTCCTTTTACAGAGTGACTCTTGGCAAGCTGATGCTGATGCAGGGGAGTATTATCATCAAGGTTACCTTTCTACGACACCTGAGCGGGTCGTAAGAGTTCGCCAAATGGGTGAAAAAGCTGTGGTGACGATTAAGGGTAAGGGAGATGGAATAAGTCGTCCTGAATTTGAATACGAAATACCCTTGGATGATGCTCAAACGATGCTACGCGAACTTTGCTTGCAGCCCACCATTGAGAAGCGACGGCATAAGCTTACGTGTGGTCCTCATACTTGGGAGATCGATGTTTTCGCCGGTGAGAATGAGGGATTGGTTGTCGCCGAAATTGAGTTGACGAGTGAAGATGAAGCTTTTGAAAAGCCGGATTGGGTTGGGGCTGAAGTTAGTCACGACACCCGCTATTTGAACTCTAATTTAATCGCCCAACCGTTTAAGAGCTGGTAG
- the mnmD gene encoding tRNA (5-methylaminomethyl-2-thiouridine)(34)-methyltransferase MnmD has translation MNNVDASEIQIDALEIESTLDGSSTLIDRATGITYRSLFGAYTESTYVFVEGSRVFSKKGPWNILEFGLGGGSNLMSTLKRYRENHSTAALHYHAIERAPVLPAIAQELHKAHGFYSDLELLLSALNMALEIPKQPLFMKHPSLNITLTLWLGDFRRAKLPRATFDAVYHDPFDPRVNPDGWTDAWFSAARHAMKDDGILTTYSAATPTRRAMAKAGLHVGIQPGVGGKREMTGASPNPKSLQGYKLLPAHKQPGATR, from the coding sequence ATGAACAACGTAGATGCAAGTGAAATTCAAATTGATGCATTAGAAATTGAATCCACTCTAGATGGCTCATCAACTTTAATCGACCGAGCCACTGGGATCACCTACCGCTCGCTCTTTGGCGCATATACCGAGTCTACCTATGTCTTTGTGGAAGGTAGCCGGGTCTTCTCCAAAAAAGGACCATGGAATATCTTAGAATTCGGTCTGGGCGGCGGCAGCAACTTAATGAGTACACTAAAGAGGTACAGAGAAAATCATTCGACTGCTGCGCTTCATTACCATGCCATTGAACGTGCTCCTGTTTTGCCTGCGATTGCGCAAGAGCTACATAAAGCACACGGTTTCTACTCAGATTTAGAACTCTTGTTGAGTGCTTTGAATATGGCGCTAGAAATACCGAAGCAGCCCCTTTTCATGAAGCACCCATCTTTGAATATCACGCTTACTTTGTGGTTAGGCGACTTCCGAAGAGCCAAGCTTCCTCGAGCCACCTTCGACGCTGTTTACCACGACCCCTTCGACCCAAGGGTCAATCCCGACGGCTGGACCGACGCTTGGTTTTCCGCTGCCAGGCACGCTATGAAAGACGATGGCATTCTTACGACTTACAGCGCCGCCACTCCCACACGAAGAGCGATGGCAAAGGCAGGACTACACGTCGGTATTCAGCCCGGTGTTGGCGGCAAAAGAGAAATGACTGGCGCATCACCCAATCCAAAATCCCTCCAAGGCTACAAACTATTGCCAGCCCATAAGCAACCTGGGGCAACCCGATGA